One Acropora palmata chromosome 2, jaAcrPala1.3, whole genome shotgun sequence genomic window, CTGCTAGTTGCTATTAGTAGCTtagtggttagagcatccgactagatcacggagggtcgtgggttcaaatcccatctggggctcggatttttccgagtctacgtttctcctagaatatcatgttgttgttgtagtttCCCTATAATATATATACTCACTTAGGAAGTTGGTTGGATGCATCTTGATATGCCTTAATGTGACAGTGTGATGCTGTTAGGGAGTTTCATGTGTGATGCCTTAATGTGACATAGTGATGCTGTTAGGGAGTTTCATGTGTGATGCCTTAATGTGACAGCGCGATGCTGTTAGTAAGTTTGCTGTTTGCATATGAGCAAAGTACGTGGCTGTGTAACCGCGCGATGCGGTTCCAGCCGATACCCACAATTTCACTCTTGCTCACCACAGAGTCtccagtagctcagtggtCAGAGCATCCGACTAGATCACGGAGgatcgtgggttcaaatccgaTCCGGagctcggatttttccgagtctacgtttctcctagaataTCATGTTCATCAAACATTCGTATTTCTATCGTTGGTGtcacatgaaaatttgtcttctctcatAGGAATATAACAAGACTCCGCGTTGCTCTCTGGCGAAGAAAGTCGAACTGATAGGTTGACAAAGGGATCTCTATCTTTCGTTGGGTAGTTTCTTACATGATGTTCCAGTTGAAAAGCAGCAAATGGAAACAGCATGGCCACGGCGAAGAAGTCTTCCGTCATGTTCCCGCTGATTCCGTACTTCTCGCGAATTGAGATGCGTATGCCTGTGGCGTACGCGAAGAAACCGAACAGAACAGACCACCCAACTATGCCAATGCCAGAGACAAGACCCCCGAGAACAAGCAACGCGATCCAGGTGTAGAATGGTATGGCAAGGATCAGCATGTGAGTCCACCTTCTTCCGTTCGGCCTCTCCAGTTCTCCAGCTGCCACGCCCATACAATACCAAGGCGCGAAGATGCTCAATAAGACCTTTGACACACTCTCTGTTGTCGGTACACTCAGTACATCGAGGAGACCTGTGGTAAACTGAGGTCCGTTCACATCAAGGTCTCCAGCTTCTATTTTCACCGCCCTCCAAAGAGCCACGCACATAAAGCACAGCATTACCGTATAAGGAACACCAGATGCTACAGAGACTGTCTGTAAGGCAGTCAATGCTTCGCTCCTCCCCCCGTAAAGAAGGGCAGTGGCCGTGGCGCCTTCTGTAAGAGCCCAAAAGACGCGCTGAAGGACAGGAGGCTTGGGGTCGCCGTTGGCAGACAGGCAGTCTATCACCAGGGAGCCACTGTCGGAGCTCGTCACGAAGTAAAGGACAATTCCCATCAAAGAGAGAACGGAAAGAACAGGACCAAGCTCGCCATATTGCTCCATCACGTCAAACCACATGTCGTTCTTGTGGCGACAGGACAGACGGTACAAGCCATTTAGAGATTCCGTCGCGTGCCTCCCACCCAAGGGTGACGAACAAGTTATGTTTTGCAGTGCTGCGTTTCGTTCCATCCTTAACCCTGCTCCGCCAAATATACCGAACCAAAGGATGGAGAAGGCAACTGGAGCTGTAAGGGTTGCATTGATAAACTGCCTGATGGTTCTCCCCCTTGAGATCTTGGCGATGAACATTCCCACGAAGGGAGACCAGGCGATCCACCAACCCCAATAGAAAATGGTCCATTCGTTCATCCAGTTCTGGGCTTCTTTGCCATCTGGTGCGTTTCCCACCTGAGCAAAAGCATCGGTATGGAAGCCGAGTTGTAATACGTTCTGAAGGTAATGGCCAGTGCTCTGAACGACTAAGTTGAGTGAATGTCCAggatcatcaagaaaaaaaaccagcAGCATGATAAAAACGCCAAGAGCGAAACAGATTTCGCTTAAACGTCGGATGCCCATTTTCAGACCGCTTATCACAGAAACGGTGGCACAAGCAGTAACGCACCAGATTATGATAATCTGGTTCGGGGTGCTGATGTCGATGGAGTCTCGCAGTCGGTGGACACCAGCATTCAATTGCATCACTCCAAGACCCAAGCTCGTGCAGACGCCGAACATAGTGCACACCACGGAGACAATATCGATAACATCTCCCATCCATCCATAGATCTTATCACCGATTAACGGGTACATGCAGGAACGCATTGTCATAGGGCGGCCCTGTCTGTAGCAAACAAATGCGAGGAGAAGACCGACCACAACGTATACAACCCATCCGTGGATACCCCAGTGGAACAAGGTAAGGGTGATAGAATCCTGGGCCCGTTGATTATCCgaatacctgaaaaaaaatggcacatGTTAAAAAGCGTTTCATTCGTAAAGGATAGCGCATTGGAAGCAAGACATGATCTATCTACTAATTGGCAACATACAGCTTACGTTAATCACTTATTTTTGACCGACGGTAGAAATCTGCGATCATCACGTACATACGTGTAGGCTTTCGCAGCCGTGACTTTTGCGTCACGCAACGTTCGCCCAAGTGCGTGATGTGACCCAATGTCTTTCACTTCAAAATGGGCACGAATTTTATTTGGCTGCGTCTGTGGCCAGCATTTCTGGGGTGAACAAAGAATGACGATATTTCGACCGACTGAAAATGGGATGAGTAGACCAATGGGGGTGGAAAACTCCTCTGCCCCCACCTAGCCAGGGAAGAGATTGCCTACTGCTCCCAGCCTCCCTAATTCATGTTTGCTGTAGCACCATTTATCAAACGACTCGTTCTCTTCGTCCACTCAAAcagacaaaacaacaaaaaaggttGGCAATACCACCAGCTTGCAACAAAGTGACAATTTCCGTGACTTGAATCcaaaaagatttattttttggCGCAATAATAATCGATTGTGTTTTCGTGAGAATGCAAGTCTGGACAAATCTTAATACAACATACCTGTTAAAATATCGGTTTCCATAGTGACCAGGTTCATAATGCCATATAGGTTCAGCTGAAACAAACGCACACTGATTGgtaaatatcaaaatggcATTCACGAAGTAGATATAAATAGATATACATAAACATGTACTTATATctatacatatacatacatattaACGAATTGAACATGGTTTAGCTTGGTCAGTACTCTTATATACAACGGTATGCATCATCACAGAGGTCAAAATGCGCAGCCTCGTGGGTCcacaattcaattcaattcaattggTCTCTCACCACAATATCAACGTCAaagaaattgtcttttttttttttgagagggTGATCAAGATCGTGACACAAAGAAAGAGCAAGCCTTGAAAAAACTTTCTCGCagtctgattggtttattgcCGAAAATGAGCGTTTCTAGGAAACAGCTACCTCAAGAATGCTGCACCGACAACGTTTATTGACGGAAATACAACTTCAAATGTTCAGTTACGGCAAATATTCGAGCAGAATTATAATCATTTTGCGGCAAAACATACACATTGGTATTTGCAATGGTGCAGCCTTGGAAGACGCCATTTGGAAGGACCAAAGCACTggagtttgaaaaaaacaggCATTGCGTGACACACTGACGCGAGCAGCGTCGTGTGGACTTCTATATACAACGGCAAATTAGCTAATCAGATTGCGAGATTAGTAGCAATTGTGGTAAAGATATTTACATATGTAGCGAGCGTCCACGACAATAACAGAGAGGCGTGAATTTTGGTGAAGAGAGACAAAACTTTGCCATAGTTAAATTGTATTTCTTCCTTCCAGTACTAGAAATAGAAGAATATCCAACTTTTTAGCTATAACCTCAGTCTCCCTAAACAATTGCACAATTCAGTTTTCCCAACTATTCTTTGATATTGGCAAGCCATGAATTATATATCGTGAATCGATCAATCGTTTTCACACAATATCGGTTTTCAAACGTTTGGGAATTTCGATTTCTAAAGGGACTTGGGTCATGTGACACAACTTCTTCACCTCATTTTTCCGTTTTTAGTCAATAGTAAAATTGAGTAAGGACTATGTAAACCAAAGTTGTTCATTAAAATCTGTTGGACGGTATGGGTGTGCTTAATAAAGAATCTCCAGTCGACATGGGTGACACATTCGTATACTTGTTTTTCCTCGAGATTCAAGCAGTCATTTTGTAACTATTCACGTTACACTTAGAAGCAGAAGGAATGTTTTGAGTGTAAACGTAAGAAATAATTTCTTCGTCTTATTCTGTCTTCTTGTGCTCAGGTTAGCGCAAAATTATGAGTATGTATCGAGATGTGAATGCTGAGGGAAGCGGGGCACTGCAAACTGACAACTGTTTATAAGAGTATTTCGAGTTTTGCTTTCATACCGATTCGACTGCTTTCGAATTAGTTCCCACGAAATGTTTGTATTTAGCTATGGAGTATTTATATTTCAGTTTGCGACAGCTTGATATTGTAAAAGCATACAGACAATTATAGTCATAACATTCCAGTCAATATTACCCGAAATATCACATACTTCTAAACAATTCAGCAATTTATTATATTCCAAGAATTTATAATTATGCTCGTGCTTGCTGCACCGAAAACGAAACCTGTATTCCTGAGACAATTTCCTTTGCAAACAAATGACTTTGTGACTGAGTGAGTGtccttgcattttttttcctttcgtgGGGAGCTTTTTGACCAAGAACATTCGTGGATTTTCTCAACTGATATTTTCCTACAGATATACGTCTAATTAGAATGTAACtaataaaaattcaaatatcTCGCTAATTTCTTATTGCATGAAGGCATATCTGCCAGTGAGgtagaataattttgtttcatccTTGCGCCCGGCCCTTATCGCCGCAAAAACACGGAAATGACCCcgtgaaagaaaaatactcATTTAAAAAccgaaatttaaaatttctctAGCTTTCGGTTTTCTCAGGTTACTGGAAAAGATTACAAAAATGCTATCTAATTCATTGCAAAGTCTAAAAACGGTTCACCTCGATATAAATTGTTTGTATAATCGCCACGCCTTTCAAAGCTTAGTTTTAACCGTTAGAAGATCGTAAAACATGATGGCAAAAAGTTTTCGTTTATCGATGATTGTACGTCTCGCCATCAGCTGCCAAACGTGTTCACCCGTCGTTGAAATGTTAGACGGCCTCCTAATTTAAGTAATTTTTAACgagttttcctttcaaaaagtGAAGGAAATAGTTCCTGAAGTAAATTCTGTGGCAAAAAACATCGCATCCTTACTATAGAacccattaaaaaaaaactgttcaGGAATATAACTCCATTTATAGCACGTGCATTGTAATAAGTAAAATCACTGAAGCggagaaatttgcataaaaaagcGCGCGTTTTTTTCATTGACGTCCGGTTGTCATTTCAATATAAATAACTTGACATGTGATTGGCAGGCGTGGCATGTGTGGAGTACTTTTACTTCACCTTGTGGCAAAATGTGTTTTCACGTCGCCAAAGTAGTTTTACTGTGGAAATCTCTACTGAGCATGCCTCAATCGCAAAATAagaatattcaagaaatattttctaAATATTTCTTAATTCTTTTTATCGTATTTTGAAACCTTTCACCAAGCTCTGTCTACCTTCATATTTTCTGCGTAGAATTTATCTCTATTACTCGCTGGGAATTAATTCCATGCGTTGGGGCAGTTTTGTACTTTGACCCTATGCAATACCCGGtgtttcttattttctcttcAATGGACAGTTgtagtaaaaagaaaatgtcacacGAGTTTATTTGATACGCTTATATTCTTACCGATTCCAAAGTAAAACAAGCCGATCCCTATGCCAGCGGCAAACAGCATGGTGAAGTACGACGCGTCTTTGAATTCAGGTTTTTCATCCGGTTTTCCCAGTTTCATCTCGCCGTATTTGGAAAAGTACAGGACGATTATAAACACGGCCCAGGCGTCTTGCGTGCCAATGTACATCCATGTGAAGGTTCGGGTGATCCACATTTTCCAAATTTCCATCTGCTTGTTCGCTGCTTCGGGTTCGATCATGCACCAGCCAACGAAGCCCCAAATTATCAACGCGGACACAAAGGAAACCACTGGATTTAAACGAATGTTTATTCCAACACTCGAGCTACCCATTTTGCACCACTTCCAATTTATTCTGAACCAACGACATCTGTTTAAAGCATCTTCTTGATGGCTGGTTTCACTACTAGAATCCATTTTTGTTCACTCTTTCGTCTATCGTCAAAGACACTTTGAAAGTTTGAATGGCCCGTCAACCGTCGGCGTCTTCGATAAGACTACCGGTCCCCTGATTCTCCATGCGCGCTTTTATCGTCGCGTAATTTATATTAATGTATTCGTAAGTACGATGACAGGTGGCCTCGCGCGCAGGTAACACCCACGGTTGAATCAAACTAAACTTGGATTGGTTTGGTTTGTTTTAAAACCTCCCAACGTagttttactttctttcggTAAATCACATTGTGAATTGACTAACTcgggaaaggaaaaaaatatccatcCCGCaatttgtgtttaatttttcaaagcagTTAAGTTGAGATTGAAAGCCACATGGTATTAAATCCCTTTACAATTCCATAGaaaattgcaaataaaaaaaaaaaggaaaaccgaAGCTTTGTGCAGTACACATAATCTTGTTAAAGTTAAGGCTTGCCTCGAATCTGTGGTTTTGCCTACAGTTAGGCTTTAATGAGGTTTTCTTCGTACGCTCTGCAAATAAACCATTCGGGAAATTTCTGTCTGCCACCGCCACAAGTCGAGAATCGCTCGTTTCACCACTAAGCAAATTAGGCTTAAAGTAAGAAGAAAGGCTTAGACACGGCATTTCCACTCCTCCAATTCAGTATGGTAACAATTATGATAACATTGAGAGAAGTAGGCCACTGTGTATATGAGACACTGTAGACGAGACACGTAATACCCGTAACCATGTGAAACAAATTCgcgtaattttgttttgtattatCTAGTTTTAAGCGCATTGACAATCGCAAAGCTGAAACGTCCATTTTCACCACAAACTCGGGAAACAGTACTCACGAAAAAGGGACACAAATGTGCTTTCAACGATGATAAATATCGAGATTTCAAATACTCAATTAAGGGAATCTCTCTTGTATGGGTTGTAGGAAAATACTATTTGATCATACCAATAAAAAGGATTGGTTgccttaaaattaaaatgcttGTTAATGCGCGGGTTGACATGCATAATATATGTAACCTTCAGAGAAAAGCATATGTTGATATATTGAATGTGCCCTGAAACTGTGGTCTTTGTGGCACCAAGTAGCAAAGATATATTGCGAAGATAATACTAATGGCGTAAACTAAAAATATAAATGCAAACTTTTAAAGGTTAGCACTAGCGAGACCATCTAATGGTGCAATAACCACGATGACTAATGGCGTAACTATTCTCTTTTGTTTATGGTCACTATAATCTTCTTTCATCGCTTTAGCAATCCGGAAATAGCAATCGTATCTGCACGCTGAGACGTACACAGCCGAGCTCTGCGGAAATAATTCTGAGGACTGAATTCTTGCTATTCTTCGAAGGTGAAAGGTTTTATTTCCTTGCCTAAACACTCAAGTTGGatgtttttaaacattttggttTCAATCAAATTGAATTGATAATATCCTATTTCTGTTCATTTCAATCTTTAATTTGCCGGTCACTATTCTAAAGTAAGCATTTCGTGATCATTTATTTCGGACCATAAAAGGTCAAATGTTTTATTCCAGTATCATAACCAACCTCCGCCATCCCTCCGGGGTGGGGGTTCCTGTACTTAGTTTTAACCCAGAGGGGTGGGAAGATAAAAGACCCTGGGAAAGAGGCTGTATCATAACTACGTAATCCTTTCTTTAGAGAGAATATGTAAAGCCGCCTGCATGTCTCAAGGCGGAAACAATCTTGTGGTAGGTCGCACATAAAAGCTATTGGGCGCAATAAAGGACCCTTCAGTTAAATATCACTATATCAATAAACTTCTGTTATTGTCATATCCTTCTCCTTTTTCATCCTTCTTCTTATTCTTGTTCTGAAACGTATTTCACTTCCTCCAGTTGTTACTTGAACGCTTGTGCctgaattaattttgcttgCCTAAAGTTAATACATctgcattttcaattttccaaTAGAAGTCCTCCGTATGCAAAACTTGTTGGCGATATGCTCCCGCCCGACGTGATTAGCTATTCCGTATATTCGGCTGAGAGTTGAACTTCAGCCTTTGGTAATATTGTAATAAATGAATTTACTGAATGATTTAGTACCAGTTCCTTTTTCACACTGTCTTATGCGTGTTACTCCTATTGGGCGAGGGGAATACGTCACAGAATGGTCCAATAGGGATGTGCCGCTGGGTGGATCGTAATCTCCCGCAACTGGATTTCCGATAGAGATCCCATTTTCAAGAGAGTTGTAAGAAAAGGATCGCACGTATTTCGAATATTTGCAGGCACGAAAATGGCAGGTATGGATTTTTGCAATAGTATTCGAAGAATTGGACGATTAATATTCAAGATGACAACctaaagacaacaacaattcACTGTCGATTCGCATGTCATTCCATTCATTCACAATAAACATTACCCAGTTCTACGAGCCACGAATCAAAAGCCGTTGGAACATTCGTCACAAATCTCAGGCAAGAAAAACCTCAAACTCAAAGTCATTCCTTTTTCGCTGATCGAGATCTTCATGTACTGACCTGGGCACATACAAAGAGCCCTCCACATTAATTATACTCCTTACTCTTTATTTTAGCTGAATGATTCTTGTttatattttccattttccgCTTGTATTATGATAAAAGCACAGGTTCAAAATAATTCCTTGTAAAATTACTGAAAACATCAAGGGGTGCTTGTCCACACTGAAATACGTGTCAAATTGCTTTcttgtttcttgaaaaacgaaaagatTTTGAAATACCAAAACACTACTAAAACCCATTCAGTGTTGAGAGGGTGAGGGTCCCatgaaaccaaatttgaattttttcacAATTCTAAAGTCACATCTTTTTTTCAGAACAGACGTCGATCCTGTCTGGAGACCCTTGGCAGGCGGGCAGGCGGGCTCGAGTCAGTGGCCTCTGTATGCGAGTACACATTCGAGAACTTGAAGTTAATTGTTGGATGATGCGTGCAAATCTGATGGTCTCAGATCTTCTAGATTGCCATTAGTTTTCGACTTTTCGCCAAAAATGAAAGAGCGGACGAAACCAACGTATCCTCCGAGTGTTGTGCTTGTATTTACCCActctctcttatttttcgcCGACATTAGAGACATATCGCTCTCTACAGGTCTCCAAGTTCCATAATCCTTGAATGTGCAACTGACTGCCTGATAAAAAGCACTGAGGAAATTTGTCCCGCAACCCTGACGCGCAAGATGATCTTTatcaaaaaaaagaatgattttCATTTACGCCTGATCAAAGCAGCTCTAGTGCATTCAAAATAGATTATATATCCTAATTAATTTGAGCAATCTCGTGCCCAGAGCCTCCTTTACCTATGCTGGTCCAAGAACGAGATTGACACTCACGACCGAATACTGGGGCGATTTCAACTGTCATGCGCAGATGCGTTCAGTACGTTTATGAGAAGCATACCAGTTGTAGAATATATTTTATGCTCTGAGCTTTGTGATGAAAACCATCGCCTTGACAAGttactgtcgaaaaaccaatataCAAATTTGAAACTTAGCAATTACATGGATATAGTTGATGTAGTCTTAAACTAAAGCAATTTTGGACCGGTCGCAATTAGTACTGCTTGAATGTTGAATTGTTATCATGCTTTGCATTGTGTTGTATTGTTTTCCATTGTAGCTAGTATTGTATCGCA contains:
- the LOC141874511 gene encoding glycine betaine transporter 1-like translates to MDSSSETSHQEDALNRCRWFRINWKWCKMGSSSVGINIRLNPVVSFVSALIIWGFVGWCMIEPEAANKQMEIWKMWITRTFTWMYIGTQDAWAVFIIVLYFSKYGEMKLGKPDEKPEFKDASYFTMLFAAGIGIGLFYFGIAEPIWHYEPGHYGNRYFNRYSDNQRAQDSITLTLFHWGIHGWVVYVVVGLLLAFVCYRQGRPMTMRSCMYPLIGDKIYGWMGDVIDIVSVVCTMFGVCTSLGLGVMQLNAGVHRLRDSIDISTPNQIIIIWCVTACATVSVISGLKMGIRRLSEICFALGVFIMLLVFFLDDPGHSLNLVVQSTGHYLQNVLQLGFHTDAFAQVGNAPDGKEAQNWMNEWTIFYWGWWIAWSPFVGMFIAKISRGRTIRQFINATLTAPVAFSILWFGIFGGAGLRMERNAALQNITCSSPLGGRHATESLNGLYRLSCRHKNDMWFDVMEQYGELGPVLSVLSLMGIVLYFVTSSDSGSLVIDCLSANGDPKPPVLQRVFWALTEGATATALLYGGRSEALTALQTVSVASGVPYTVMLCFMCVALWRAVKIEAGDLDVNGPQFTTGLLDVLSVPTTESVSKVLLSIFAPWYCMGVAAGELERPNGRRWTHMLILAIPFYTWIALLVLGGLVSGIGIVGWSVLFGFFAYATGIRISIREKYGISGNMTEDFFAVAMLFPFAAFQLEHHVRNYPTKDRDPFVNLSVRLSSPESNAESCYIPMREDKFSCDTNDRNTNV